The proteins below are encoded in one region of Mycobacterium pseudokansasii:
- a CDS encoding lytic polysaccharide monooxygenase: protein MTNRVLSIIGTATLIPCLQVFLPMANASAHGFVSSPPSRQAQCAQGVVQCGAIKYEPQSVEGPKGLTSCNGGLGQFAELNDDKKPWRPTPVGNTVSFTWTNTALHRTTGWEYYIGATKVARFDGNNAPPGATVTHTVNLSGFSGRQKLLAIWIIGDTPNAFYSCVDLQVGAGQPPTSTSTPSAGTTTPSAGTTTTVPPAANSWAAGATYAVGDTVTYNGKTYRCLQAHTAYDPTWTPAATPALWKET, encoded by the coding sequence ATGACGAACCGCGTATTGTCTATTATCGGCACGGCAACATTGATCCCTTGTCTTCAGGTCTTTCTTCCGATGGCTAACGCCTCTGCGCATGGCTTTGTCTCGTCTCCGCCCAGCCGTCAAGCCCAGTGTGCACAGGGCGTAGTTCAATGCGGCGCGATCAAGTATGAGCCGCAGAGTGTGGAGGGCCCCAAGGGGCTTACCAGCTGCAACGGCGGCCTCGGGCAATTCGCCGAGCTCAATGACGACAAGAAGCCGTGGCGGCCGACACCGGTCGGCAACACCGTCTCGTTCACCTGGACCAACACCGCACTACACCGGACCACCGGCTGGGAGTATTACATCGGCGCCACCAAAGTCGCCCGCTTCGACGGTAATAACGCGCCACCTGGTGCGACGGTCACGCACACCGTCAACCTGAGTGGGTTCAGCGGTCGCCAGAAGCTGCTGGCCATATGGATTATCGGCGATACTCCCAACGCGTTCTATTCCTGCGTCGACCTGCAAGTCGGCGCCGGTCAACCGCCCACCAGCACATCGACCCCGTCCGCCGGCACAACAACCCCGTCCGCCGGCACAACGACGACGGTTCCACCGGCGGCCAACTCGTGGGCCGCCGGCGCGACCTATGCGGTGGGTGACACCGTTACCTACAACGGCAAGACCTACCGATGCCTGCAGGCGCACACCGCCTACGACCCAACCTGGACCCCGGCCGCAACGCCGGCGCTGTGGAAGGAGACGTGA